A portion of the Rahnella variigena genome contains these proteins:
- a CDS encoding peptide MFS transporter, whose translation MHSSDHKNESRTFFGHPYPLGSLFFTEMWERFSFYGIRPLLILFMAATVYDGGMGLARENASAIVGIFAGCMYLAALPGGWLADNWLGQQRAVWYGSILIALGHLSIALSAFMGDNLFFIGLMFIVLGSGLFKTCISVMVGTLYKKGDARRDGGFSLFYMGINMGSFIAPLISGWLIKSHGWHWGFGIGGIGMLVALIIFRVYAVPAMKRYDSEVGLDSTWNNPVAKKNGVGAWLLALAVGVAVVVTLIAQGVIVINPVAVASVLVYVIAASVALYFIYLFLFAGLNRKERARLLVCFILLVSAAFFWSAFEQKPTSFNLFANDYTNRMIGDFEIPAVWFQSVNALFIIMLAPVFSWAWPMMARKNIRPSSITKFIIGILCAAAGFGLMMLAAQNVLNSGGAGVSPFWLVGSILMLTLGELCLSPIGLATMTLLAPERMRGQMMGLWFCASALGNLAAGLIGGHVKADQLDMLPDLFARCSIALLICAAVLFVLIIPVRRMLENAQASSEQKPVTHA comes from the coding sequence ATGCATTCCTCTGATCACAAAAACGAGAGCCGGACGTTCTTCGGTCATCCTTATCCGCTGGGTTCTCTGTTCTTCACAGAAATGTGGGAGCGGTTCTCGTTTTACGGTATCCGTCCTTTACTGATCCTGTTTATGGCAGCGACGGTGTATGACGGCGGCATGGGACTGGCGCGTGAAAATGCATCGGCCATCGTCGGTATCTTTGCGGGCTGTATGTATCTGGCGGCGTTGCCGGGCGGATGGCTGGCAGATAACTGGCTGGGACAGCAAAGAGCAGTCTGGTACGGCTCAATCCTGATTGCGCTGGGTCACCTGTCGATTGCCTTGTCGGCTTTTATGGGCGACAACCTGTTCTTCATCGGCCTGATGTTTATCGTACTGGGTTCCGGCCTGTTCAAGACCTGTATCTCGGTCATGGTAGGCACGCTGTATAAGAAGGGAGATGCACGCCGTGACGGCGGTTTCTCGCTGTTCTATATGGGCATCAACATGGGGTCGTTTATTGCACCGCTGATTTCCGGCTGGCTGATAAAATCGCATGGCTGGCACTGGGGCTTTGGTATCGGTGGTATCGGTATGCTGGTGGCGCTGATTATCTTCCGCGTTTATGCCGTACCGGCAATGAAACGCTATGACAGCGAAGTCGGTCTGGATTCCACCTGGAACAATCCTGTCGCGAAGAAAAACGGCGTCGGTGCCTGGTTGCTGGCGCTGGCCGTCGGTGTGGCTGTCGTTGTAACGCTGATTGCGCAGGGCGTGATCGTCATCAATCCGGTTGCTGTCGCCAGCGTGCTGGTGTATGTGATTGCGGCATCCGTTGCCCTGTACTTTATCTACCTGTTCCTGTTCGCCGGACTTAACCGCAAAGAGCGCGCCAGACTGCTGGTCTGCTTTATCCTGCTGGTTTCCGCTGCGTTCTTCTGGTCTGCGTTCGAGCAAAAACCAACCTCGTTCAACCTGTTTGCGAATGACTACACCAACCGCATGATCGGCGATTTCGAAATCCCGGCGGTCTGGTTCCAGTCTGTCAATGCGCTGTTTATCATTATGCTGGCACCGGTATTTAGCTGGGCGTGGCCAATGATGGCGCGTAAAAACATCCGTCCGAGCAGCATCACCAAGTTCATCATCGGTATTTTGTGCGCAGCGGCAGGCTTTGGCCTGATGATGCTGGCGGCGCAGAACGTGCTGAACAGCGGCGGCGCAGGTGTTTCACCATTCTGGCTGGTGGGCAGTATTCTGATGCTGACGCTCGGCGAACTCTGCCTGAGCCCGATAGGGCTTGCGACCATGACATTACTGGCACCGGAAAGAATGCGCGGTCAGATGATGGGGCTGTGGTTCTGTGCCAGTGCGCTGGGTAACCTGGCAGCGGGCCTTATTGGTGGTCACGTGAAAGCCGATCAGCTGGATATGCTGCCTGATCTCTTTGCGCGTTGTTCCATCGCGTTGCTTATCTGTGCCGCAGTATTGTTCGTGCTGATTATTCCGGTACGCAGAATGCTGGAAAACGCACAGGCCAGTTCAGAACAGAAACCTGTCACTCACGCCTGA
- a CDS encoding non-oxidative hydroxyarylic acid decarboxylases subunit D yields MICPRCADEHIELMAVSPVKGVWTVHQCQRCLYTWRSTEPLRRTSREHYPEAFKMTQADIDNAPMVPSIPPLLAE; encoded by the coding sequence ATGATTTGTCCACGTTGTGCCGATGAGCATATCGAACTGATGGCCGTGTCCCCGGTGAAAGGTGTCTGGACCGTGCATCAGTGCCAGCGTTGTTTATACACCTGGCGTTCTACTGAACCTCTGCGTCGCACCAGCCGCGAACATTATCCCGAGGCGTTTAAGATGACGCAGGCAGATATCGACAATGCGCCGATGGTGCCGTCGATCCCGCCACTTCTGGCGGAGTAA
- a CDS encoding non-oxidative hydroxyarylic acid decarboxylases subunit C, whose translation MAFDDLRSFMRALDENGQLLKITEQVKAEPDLAAAANATGRIGEGAPALYFDNVEGFTDARIALNTLGSWPNHAIAMGLPPSTSTNEQIAEYIRRWDTFPITPERRKNPAWAENTVDGEDINLFDILPLFRLNDGDGGFYLDKACVVSRDPTDPDSFDKQNVGIYRMEVKGKRKLGLQPVPMHDIALHLHKAEERGEDLPIVITLGNDPIITLMGATPLKYDQSEYEMAGALRQAPYPIATAPLTGFDVPWGSEVILEGVIEGRKREIEGPFGEFTGHYSGGRNMTVVRIDKVSYRNNPIFESLYLGMPWTEIDYLMGPATCVPLYQQLKAEFPEVQAVNAMYTHGLLAIISTKKRYGGFARAVGLRAMTTPHGLGYVKMVIMVDEDVDPFNLPQVMWALSAKVNPAGDLVQLPNMSVLELDPGSSPAGITDKLIIDATTPVAPDNRGHYSQPVRDLPETKDWVAKLNSMLDGRKA comes from the coding sequence ATGGCTTTTGATGATCTGCGCAGTTTTATGCGCGCACTGGATGAGAACGGACAACTGCTGAAAATCACCGAACAGGTGAAAGCGGAGCCGGATCTGGCCGCGGCGGCGAATGCCACAGGCCGTATCGGCGAGGGCGCACCTGCGCTGTATTTTGACAATGTGGAAGGGTTTACGGACGCGCGTATCGCCTTAAATACGCTGGGGTCATGGCCCAATCATGCCATTGCCATGGGGTTGCCGCCTTCCACGTCGACCAACGAGCAGATTGCCGAATATATCCGCCGCTGGGATACGTTTCCGATCACACCTGAACGTCGTAAAAATCCGGCGTGGGCAGAAAATACCGTCGACGGGGAAGACATTAACCTGTTCGACATTCTGCCGCTGTTCCGCCTGAACGACGGCGACGGTGGTTTCTATCTCGATAAAGCCTGCGTGGTGTCCCGCGACCCGACCGACCCGGACAGCTTCGATAAACAGAATGTCGGCATTTATCGTATGGAAGTGAAGGGCAAACGTAAGCTCGGGCTGCAACCGGTGCCGATGCATGACATTGCGCTGCACTTACATAAAGCGGAAGAACGCGGCGAAGATTTACCGATAGTCATCACACTGGGTAATGACCCGATCATTACGCTGATGGGCGCAACACCGCTGAAATATGACCAGTCGGAATATGAAATGGCGGGCGCATTGCGTCAGGCGCCGTATCCGATCGCGACGGCACCGCTGACTGGTTTTGACGTGCCATGGGGTTCAGAAGTGATCCTCGAAGGGGTGATTGAAGGGCGTAAACGCGAAATCGAAGGGCCGTTCGGCGAATTCACTGGACACTATTCTGGTGGCCGCAATATGACCGTGGTACGTATCGATAAAGTCTCTTACCGCAATAATCCCATTTTTGAATCCCTCTATCTCGGCATGCCATGGACCGAAATCGACTACCTGATGGGACCAGCCACCTGCGTGCCGCTGTATCAGCAACTCAAAGCCGAATTCCCGGAAGTGCAGGCAGTCAACGCCATGTACACCCACGGTCTGCTGGCAATTATCTCCACCAAAAAACGGTACGGCGGTTTTGCCCGTGCCGTGGGGCTGCGCGCAATGACCACGCCGCACGGTCTGGGGTACGTGAAAATGGTGATTATGGTCGATGAGGATGTGGATCCGTTCAACCTGCCGCAGGTGATGTGGGCGCTTTCCGCCAAGGTCAATCCGGCGGGCGACCTGGTTCAGCTGCCGAATATGTCCGTGCTGGAACTGGATCCGGGGTCATCGCCGGCGGGGATCACTGACAAACTGATTATTGATGCCACAACGCCGGTCGCGCCGGATAACCGCGGTCATTACAGCCAGCCGGTACGCGATTTACCAGAAACCAAAGACTGGGTCGCCAAACTCAATTCCATGCTGGACGGGCGCAAAGCCTGA
- a CDS encoding non-oxidative hydroxyarylic acid decarboxylases subunit B: protein MRLIVGMTGATGAPLAVTLLQALRDMDDVETHLVMSKWAKTTIELETPYTAREVSAMADFTHNCADQGATISSGSFKTDGMIIIPCSMKTLAGIRAGYAEGLVGRAADVVLKENRKLVLVPRETPLSTIHLENLLALSRMGAAIVPPMPAYYNHPETIQDVTDHIVTRVLDQFGLEYHRAKRWAGLTPKSDGVTN from the coding sequence ATGAGACTGATTGTAGGGATGACGGGCGCGACGGGTGCGCCGCTGGCGGTGACACTGTTGCAGGCGTTGCGGGATATGGACGATGTGGAAACACATCTGGTGATGTCGAAATGGGCGAAAACCACGATTGAACTTGAAACGCCGTACACCGCACGTGAGGTGAGTGCCATGGCGGACTTCACGCACAACTGCGCCGATCAGGGAGCCACAATTTCTTCCGGCTCATTCAAAACGGACGGCATGATCATCATCCCGTGCAGCATGAAAACGCTGGCGGGGATCCGCGCCGGATATGCCGAAGGGCTGGTCGGGCGCGCGGCAGATGTGGTGCTCAAAGAAAACCGCAAACTGGTGCTGGTTCCGCGTGAAACCCCTCTCAGCACCATTCACCTTGAAAACCTGCTCGCACTTTCCCGCATGGGGGCCGCAATCGTGCCGCCGATGCCGGCTTACTACAACCACCCTGAAACCATTCAGGACGTGACAGACCACATTGTGACCCGCGTGCTCGACCAGTTTGGCCTTGAATATCATCGGGCTAAGCGCTGGGCCGGGTTAACGCCCAAGAGTGACGGTGTCACTAATTAG
- a CDS encoding MarR family winged helix-turn-helix transcriptional regulator, which translates to MSTQLRQEAFHIMRKVFQQHTARWQQCIPELTKPQYAVLRSIAENPGIEQVQLTGVAISSKATLAEMLSRLESRGLLVRQADPADKRRRFITLTAEGKAVLANTQPVGEQVDTEFLARLSPDDQRHLVRLLKQMLETED; encoded by the coding sequence ATGAGCACACAATTGAGACAGGAAGCCTTTCACATAATGCGTAAGGTATTCCAGCAGCACACTGCGCGCTGGCAGCAATGCATCCCGGAACTGACCAAACCGCAGTACGCCGTGTTGCGCTCGATTGCTGAAAATCCGGGAATTGAACAGGTACAACTGACCGGTGTGGCGATCAGCAGTAAGGCCACCCTGGCAGAAATGTTGTCGCGGCTGGAATCACGCGGGCTGTTAGTGCGTCAGGCCGATCCGGCAGATAAGCGCCGGCGTTTTATCACGCTGACCGCAGAGGGAAAAGCCGTTCTGGCGAATACTCAGCCTGTCGGTGAGCAGGTGGATACTGAGTTTTTGGCAAGATTATCTCCTGACGATCAGCGGCATCTGGTGCGTTTACTTAAGCAAATGCTGGAAACAGAAGACTGA
- the idi gene encoding isopentenyl-diphosphate Delta-isomerase: protein MIEEVVLLDGQHQPSGTMDKALVHSGHTPLHLAFSCYIRNDRGEILLTRRALGKVAWPGVWTNSVCGHPLPGESLQAAVLRRCQYEIGLSVENIASLVDEFQYCATDASGIVENEFCPIFTAFTGQTPAPRESEVMDYQWVKPEDLLSSVRTTPWAFSPWMVLQLGQITEKNLSLLG from the coding sequence ATGATTGAAGAAGTCGTGTTGCTGGATGGACAACATCAGCCATCGGGAACCATGGACAAAGCGCTGGTGCATTCCGGACATACTCCGCTGCATCTGGCGTTTTCCTGTTACATCCGCAATGACCGTGGCGAGATTTTGCTGACGCGCCGTGCGCTAGGCAAAGTCGCGTGGCCGGGAGTCTGGACGAATTCGGTGTGCGGGCATCCGTTGCCCGGCGAGTCCCTGCAGGCGGCGGTTCTGCGCCGTTGTCAGTATGAAATCGGATTATCCGTGGAAAACATCGCCTCGCTGGTGGATGAATTTCAGTATTGCGCCACCGATGCTTCCGGCATTGTCGAAAATGAATTCTGCCCGATTTTTACCGCTTTCACCGGCCAGACACCGGCACCGCGCGAGTCTGAAGTGATGGATTATCAGTGGGTGAAACCGGAAGATTTGCTGAGCAGCGTGCGCACGACGCCGTGGGCCTTCAGCCCGTGGATGGTGTTACAACTGGGTCAGATCACTGAGAAAAACCTCAGTCTGCTGGGGTGA
- a CDS encoding AAA family ATPase has product MKVNVIGTSGSGKSTLARGISQKLNIPYIELDALFWRADWQGTPDEQFFARLEEKMAASDSWVIDGNYKRSQPVKWRNIDLIVWVDYSFGRTLFQAVKRAATRAWGGQEIWAGTGNYETFRKSFFSRESIILWTLKTYRKNRRQYEALIRDPAWQHVRFVRLRSPQQTEVFLSDLTQL; this is encoded by the coding sequence GTGAAAGTTAACGTCATAGGCACCAGCGGCAGTGGCAAATCAACGCTGGCACGCGGCATTTCTCAGAAACTGAATATTCCCTATATTGAACTGGATGCGTTGTTCTGGCGGGCTGACTGGCAGGGTACGCCTGACGAACAATTCTTTGCCCGCCTTGAAGAAAAAATGGCAGCCAGCGATAGCTGGGTGATCGATGGAAATTACAAACGCTCGCAACCGGTTAAATGGCGCAATATTGATCTGATCGTTTGGGTGGATTATTCGTTCGGGCGCACGTTGTTTCAGGCAGTGAAACGGGCGGCTACGCGTGCGTGGGGCGGGCAGGAAATCTGGGCGGGAACGGGAAACTACGAGACGTTTCGCAAAAGCTTTTTCAGCCGGGAGTCGATAATTCTGTGGACGCTGAAAACTTACAGGAAAAACCGCCGCCAGTATGAGGCGTTAATTCGTGACCCCGCATGGCAGCATGTTCGCTTCGTGCGTTTACGCTCACCCCAGCAGACTGAGGTTTTTCTCAGTGATCTGACCCAGTTGTAA
- a CDS encoding biofilm/acid-resistance regulator YmgB/AriR: MQLEAEQTVTEISDYFKTRETPTLSEVEILGTIVSGLLNNGYPVSNKAIIEGLLRQLEQESNVSNQQGCRNLLELVLLSTQDDII, encoded by the coding sequence ATGCAACTCGAAGCAGAACAAACAGTTACAGAAATCAGTGATTATTTCAAAACCCGTGAAACGCCAACATTAAGCGAAGTCGAGATCCTCGGCACCATCGTTTCAGGGCTGTTAAACAACGGCTATCCGGTAAGCAATAAAGCGATTATTGAAGGGCTGCTGCGCCAGCTGGAGCAGGAGTCTAACGTCAGCAACCAGCAGGGTTGCCGTAATTTGCTGGAGCTGGTTTTGCTCTCCACGCAAGATGACATAATTTAA
- a CDS encoding SDR family oxidoreductase: MIAVTGATGQLGRLVIAALLKKVPANQIIAAVRSPEKAKDLADLGVQVRQADYSKPETLDSAFKGAEKLLLISSSEVGQREAQHNAVIAAAKRAGVKLLAYTSLLHADKSPLGLGVEHRATEKALSESGIPFVLLRNGWYTENYAASIAPALAHNAFIGSVGEGRISSAARQDYAEAAAAVLVLGDQGGKIYELAGDESYTLAEFSAEIAHQSGKKVDYVNLPEAEFAKALLGAGLPEGLANMLADSDAGAEKGGLFDDSHTLSKLIGRPTTPVKDVIAATLKSL, encoded by the coding sequence ATGATCGCAGTTACCGGTGCTACCGGCCAGTTAGGCCGCCTTGTTATTGCCGCGCTTCTGAAAAAAGTGCCCGCTAATCAGATTATTGCCGCAGTGCGCAGCCCTGAAAAAGCCAAAGATCTGGCAGATTTAGGCGTTCAGGTTCGCCAGGCGGATTACAGCAAGCCGGAGACGCTGGATTCAGCGTTTAAAGGCGCAGAGAAATTGCTGCTGATTTCCTCAAGCGAAGTCGGTCAGCGCGAAGCGCAGCACAACGCGGTGATCGCGGCGGCGAAACGTGCGGGCGTGAAACTTCTGGCTTATACCAGCCTGCTGCACGCGGATAAATCTCCGCTCGGTCTGGGCGTGGAACACCGCGCGACCGAAAAAGCGTTAAGTGAATCCGGCATTCCTTTTGTCCTGCTGCGTAACGGCTGGTATACGGAAAACTATGCCGCGAGCATTGCACCGGCTTTGGCGCATAACGCCTTTATAGGTTCTGTCGGAGAGGGGCGGATTTCTTCTGCTGCCCGTCAGGATTATGCCGAAGCGGCGGCTGCCGTTCTGGTGCTCGGGGATCAGGGCGGGAAAATCTACGAACTGGCGGGCGATGAATCCTACACGCTGGCTGAATTCTCGGCGGAAATCGCACATCAGTCCGGCAAAAAAGTGGATTACGTGAATCTGCCGGAAGCAGAATTTGCTAAAGCGTTACTGGGCGCCGGTTTACCCGAAGGTCTGGCGAATATGCTGGCAGATTCTGACGCGGGCGCAGAGAAGGGCGGTCTGTTTGATGATTCTCATACATTGAGCAAACTGATTGGTCGTCCAACGACGCCGGTGAAAGACGTGATCGCTGCGACACTGAAATCGCTGTAA
- a CDS encoding winged helix-turn-helix transcriptional regulator, with protein MKIIPSDPAEARLPLSEQIRQGKVLDPNCPSREILRHVTSRWGLLILIALCDETLRFSELRRKVGGISEKMLAQTLQALEEDGFVDRHSFPVVPPHVEYSLSPLGLEMKDQVAGLADWLEFNLHRILRQRELRVVGEE; from the coding sequence ATGAAAATAATTCCATCAGACCCGGCTGAGGCACGCCTGCCGCTGTCAGAACAAATCCGTCAGGGGAAAGTCCTCGATCCGAATTGTCCATCACGCGAAATTCTGCGCCACGTCACCAGCCGCTGGGGCTTGCTGATCCTTATCGCCCTGTGCGACGAAACGCTGCGCTTTAGTGAACTGCGCCGCAAAGTCGGGGGCATTAGCGAAAAGATGCTGGCGCAAACGCTGCAGGCGTTAGAAGAAGATGGCTTTGTTGACCGGCATTCGTTTCCGGTGGTGCCGCCGCACGTTGAGTATAGTCTCTCGCCTCTCGGACTTGAGATGAAAGACCAGGTTGCCGGGCTGGCCGACTGGCTGGAATTCAATCTGCACCGCATTCTCAGGCAGCGCGAACTGCGTGTGGTCGGGGAAGAATAA
- a CDS encoding antibiotic biosynthesis monooxygenase → MSQSHKQHVTLVITHKIAPASEAQYEAWLNKIMPQASTFPGHLGVNVIRPSRSGDPYTILVRFDTLENLNAWHNSELRKQLVAEVSPLLLQDDSTEVRPGAEFWFTPPSATVRPPARWKQYLLTLLVIYPSTHIVPWFWVQFLPQLKGTEGGHLLNDASVVALVVFLWMPVITRVFHSWLTRTSAQ, encoded by the coding sequence ATGTCCCAGTCCCACAAGCAACACGTTACGCTCGTCATTACGCACAAAATTGCCCCCGCCAGCGAGGCGCAATACGAAGCCTGGCTGAACAAAATCATGCCGCAGGCGAGCACGTTCCCGGGACATCTGGGCGTCAACGTCATCCGTCCAAGCCGCAGCGGGGATCCGTACACCATTCTGGTGCGCTTCGACACGCTGGAAAATCTCAACGCCTGGCACAACTCTGAACTGCGTAAACAACTGGTGGCAGAAGTAAGCCCGCTGCTGTTGCAGGACGACAGCACCGAAGTGCGTCCCGGCGCGGAATTCTGGTTTACCCCGCCGAGTGCGACAGTTCGTCCCCCTGCCCGCTGGAAACAATATCTGCTGACTTTGCTGGTGATTTACCCTTCAACCCACATTGTGCCCTGGTTTTGGGTGCAATTTTTGCCACAGCTGAAAGGCACGGAAGGCGGTCATTTGCTCAATGACGCCTCCGTGGTTGCGCTGGTGGTTTTCCTCTGGATGCCAGTGATTACCCGAGTTTTCCATTCATGGCTGACGCGCACTTCCGCGCAATGA
- a CDS encoding amidohydrolase codes for MTSFASLILINGKFHTVDREKPLANAVAIKDGKFLAVGTENEVMQFADASTQVVDLHGHTAIPGLNDSHLHLIRGGLNYNLELRWEGVPSLADALRMLKEQALRTPSPQWVRVVGGWTEFQFAERRMPTLEEINQAAPDTPVFILHLYDRALLNRAALKVVGYTKDTPNPPGGEIQRDSNGNPTGMLIAKPNAMILYSTLAKGPKLPLEQQVNSTRQFMRELNRLGLTSAIDAGGGFQNYPEDYQIIDELHQKNQLTVRIAYNLFTQRPQHELEDFELWTDMLKPGQGTDFYRHNGAGEMLVFSAADFEDFLQPRPDLPPGTEVELERVVRHLVEHRWPFRLHATYDESISRMLDVFEKVNKDIPFNGLHWFFDHAETITERNIERVKALGGGIAVQHRMAFQGEYFADRYGIEATKHTPPVAKMLSAGLPVGLGTDATRVASYNPWTALYWLVSGRTVGGMAMYDDDARIDRETALMLWTQGSSWFSSEQGKKGQIKAGQLADLAVLSEDFFSVQEERIKGIESVMTVVDGKVVYAAGSFSPLAPPAIPVLPDWSPVTKVPGHYRSAPPEGAARVGLVRQAHQCAGPCGVHKHSHDIARGSDVPVSNDNAFWGALGCSCFSF; via the coding sequence ATGACAAGTTTTGCTTCCCTGATCCTGATTAATGGCAAATTTCATACCGTTGACCGGGAGAAACCCCTGGCGAACGCCGTGGCGATTAAAGACGGCAAATTTCTTGCTGTCGGCACTGAAAATGAAGTGATGCAGTTCGCGGATGCGTCTACTCAGGTGGTGGATCTGCACGGTCACACGGCGATCCCCGGTCTGAACGATTCCCACCTGCATCTCATCCGTGGCGGGTTGAACTACAATCTGGAACTGCGCTGGGAAGGCGTGCCTTCTCTGGCCGATGCGCTGCGGATGCTGAAAGAACAGGCACTGCGCACGCCCTCACCGCAATGGGTACGCGTGGTCGGTGGCTGGACGGAATTTCAGTTCGCCGAACGCCGGATGCCGACGCTGGAAGAGATCAATCAGGCCGCGCCCGACACGCCGGTATTTATCCTGCATTTATACGACCGTGCCCTGCTCAACCGCGCCGCGCTGAAGGTCGTCGGTTACACCAAAGACACGCCAAATCCGCCGGGCGGAGAAATTCAGCGCGACAGCAACGGCAATCCGACCGGTATGTTAATCGCCAAACCGAATGCGATGATCCTCTATTCGACGCTGGCTAAGGGACCGAAACTGCCGCTGGAACAGCAGGTCAATTCCACCCGCCAGTTTATGCGCGAACTGAACCGTCTCGGCCTGACCAGCGCGATTGATGCGGGTGGCGGCTTCCAGAATTATCCTGAGGATTATCAGATCATTGATGAGCTTCACCAGAAAAATCAGCTGACCGTGCGTATCGCTTACAACCTGTTTACCCAGCGGCCGCAGCATGAACTGGAAGATTTTGAGCTGTGGACCGATATGCTGAAACCGGGACAAGGCACAGATTTTTATCGTCACAACGGCGCGGGCGAGATGCTGGTGTTTTCCGCCGCCGACTTTGAAGACTTCCTGCAACCGCGTCCGGATTTACCGCCGGGTACCGAAGTTGAGCTGGAACGCGTGGTGCGTCATCTGGTGGAACACCGCTGGCCGTTCCGTCTGCACGCCACTTACGATGAGTCGATCAGCCGTATGCTCGATGTCTTCGAGAAGGTGAATAAAGACATTCCGTTCAATGGATTGCACTGGTTCTTTGACCATGCGGAAACCATCACTGAGCGCAATATCGAACGCGTGAAAGCGCTGGGCGGTGGCATTGCCGTTCAGCATCGCATGGCGTTTCAGGGGGAATATTTCGCTGACCGTTACGGCATCGAAGCCACTAAACATACGCCGCCGGTGGCGAAAATGCTTTCCGCCGGTTTACCGGTCGGGCTGGGCACCGACGCCACGCGCGTTGCCAGTTACAACCCGTGGACAGCACTGTACTGGCTGGTTTCCGGCCGCACCGTTGGCGGCATGGCGATGTACGACGACGATGCGCGCATCGACCGCGAAACCGCGCTGATGCTGTGGACGCAGGGCAGCTCATGGTTCTCCAGCGAACAGGGCAAAAAGGGGCAGATCAAAGCCGGACAGCTGGCGGATCTGGCGGTGCTTTCAGAGGATTTCTTCAGTGTGCAGGAAGAACGCATCAAGGGCATTGAATCGGTGATGACCGTCGTGGACGGCAAAGTGGTGTACGCGGCAGGCAGTTTCTCACCGCTCGCCCCGCCAGCAATCCCGGTCTTACCGGACTGGTCGCCGGTCACCAAAGTGCCTGGCCATTACCGCTCTGCCCCGCCAGAAGGTGCCGCGCGCGTCGGGCTGGTTCGTCAGGCACATCAGTGCGCCGGTCCGTGTGGCGTGCATAAACATAGCCATGACATCGCCCGCGGATCGGATGTCCCGGTGTCCAACGACAACGCCTTCTGGGGCGCGCTGGGATGTTCGTGTTTCTCGTTCTGA